One window of the Chryseobacterium sp. CY350 genome contains the following:
- a CDS encoding patatin-like phospholipase family protein, producing MKKTTILSLDGGGIRGIITCIILRYLEEQLQYYDKPNAKLGDYFDLVAGSSTGALIASIILCPDEHRKAKYSIQKGLELYAEKGGDIFQVSFWEKLVNPFGLLNEKISQEALEKNLNDFFGKLELKELIKPCVITSYDIENRRAKLFNSWKATVNTDNFYVKDVCRATSAAPTYFSPVQIKSMYGQIFSLIDGGMFANNPGLCAYAEARKIPFAEVLKNHQKANHPTVNDMIIVSIGTGIESKSYSFRKMEKAGKIGWVTPIIDILMSANAETVDYQLCQMFQTLGLRNQKNYYRLNPSLKNASPSMDNVRRSNIENLIQAGLSYIDDNREVLNQIVQKLIKNKI from the coding sequence ATGAAAAAGACAACCATTTTATCTTTGGACGGCGGCGGAATAAGAGGCATTATTACCTGTATCATTTTGCGCTATTTAGAAGAACAATTACAATATTATGATAAACCTAATGCGAAACTTGGAGACTATTTTGATCTTGTTGCCGGAAGCAGCACCGGAGCGTTGATTGCGTCTATTATTCTTTGTCCTGATGAGCACCGAAAAGCAAAATATTCGATTCAGAAAGGATTGGAACTTTATGCTGAAAAAGGTGGCGACATCTTTCAGGTTTCTTTTTGGGAGAAGCTGGTCAATCCGTTCGGATTACTGAATGAAAAAATTTCGCAGGAAGCTTTGGAGAAAAACCTAAATGATTTTTTTGGAAAACTGGAATTAAAAGAATTAATAAAACCATGTGTAATCACCAGCTACGACATTGAAAACCGAAGAGCTAAACTTTTTAATTCATGGAAAGCAACTGTAAATACAGATAATTTTTATGTAAAAGATGTTTGCAGAGCAACTTCGGCGGCTCCCACATATTTCAGTCCGGTACAGATCAAATCGATGTACGGGCAGATTTTCAGTTTGATTGATGGAGGTATGTTTGCCAATAATCCCGGACTTTGTGCGTATGCTGAAGCAAGAAAAATTCCGTTTGCAGAAGTTTTAAAAAACCATCAGAAAGCCAATCATCCCACTGTAAATGATATGATTATCGTTTCCATCGGAACAGGTATTGAATCTAAAAGCTACTCTTTCCGAAAGATGGAAAAAGCGGGAAAAATAGGCTGGGTGACGCCTATTATTGATATTTTGATGTCGGCAAATGCAGAAACTGTAGATTATCAGCTCTGTCAGATGTTTCAGACTTTAGGCTTGAGAAATCAAAAAAATTATTATCGATTAAACCCTTCTTTAAAAAATGCATCTCCGTCAATGGACAATGTAAGAAGATCAAATATTGAAAACTTGATTCAGGCAGGATTGAGTTATATCGACGATAACCGTGAAGTATTAAACCAAATTGTTCAGAAATTGATTAAAAATAAAATATAA